The Nymphaea colorata isolate Beijing-Zhang1983 chromosome 11, ASM883128v2, whole genome shotgun sequence genome includes the window CATATGGTTTCCAATTCAGTTTCCAGCTGCTTTCGATTTGATGACATTCTGGTTGATGCTGTTTGTGGGATTCTAGGCTAGGATTCAGCATAGTGAAGCCTTGTTCTATGGATACTTGAAGCTCTGGACATAGCTTTTCTTAGTCTTATTGACTCTTTAACTACTGCTAATCTGTAGGAATGCATCCTAATCATTAGGAGGGGCAAATAATAATGTGTTTTTCAATATCGTCAAACCTAACAAACATAGATATGAGTGGCACATGGTAGATCTGTCTACAAAGCGTTCCTAGATATTCCCATGGCATAACGTTCCCAATGTTAGTTTCgcctctctatttctcttcatcCCGTCCTCCATGTCATGATCgctcaaaaaaataataaaaaataaaaagtgaaaaaaaaaaacacattaaaaaagaaagaaaagaagatcaaatgAGGACCAGCCATCAAACGAGACGAGTTTGCTTTGACAAATGAACTCACTTAATTAACGAGTTGAACTTGAACTGAGTAGGTTGGGCTTGGTcaaactcgattaagctcgtAGGAAAAATGTATATGATAGCTGCTTCACATTATAATCAGACATTATCTCTTCTTGTTCAAGCTTAGATTGAACAAGGTAGTGTTTGGTTGTCTCGGACGTAAGATCCAGGGCTGATTTTCATATAATCGGATCTAAGATCCTTGGATCTTGAAATTTGTGGTATTGGAAAAACACGTTGGAGACTGTGTGgatctctcttctttttccattttgccTACGGGCGGCGAACCGtttgcttctctctcttcttccctctctcttcttccattttgcCTGGAGGAGGCAGGCAGAGGGTTTCACCATGGCAAAGGGTTTCTGCCTCTCTCTTCTTCCGTTTTGCCTACAGGCGGAGCCGCGCCAGTGAAAACCTTTTGCTCTTccccccttcctcctcctccggtgtgtgtgtgtctcgCTATATCAATGAAACCCTCTACTAGAGAATCTACGAAGAAAGCAGTAacatgtgctctctctctctctctctctccgttgGTCACGGCCGACGTCATCACTGTGTAGGCGAGAGACGGCCACGCCTCTCGAACCAATATTTCTCGTGTAGATCTGTGATCCGTGGAAGAGATCGGCCTCggttttcagttttcttttttccttttcttttttttttgtggatatGAAATTCAATGATTTCAAATTCCACGGTCAATGAAATGTGGGATTTCCCACAAAATCCAGCCTCGGATGTCGCACCCTAAAGGGATTTGTCCATCACTTAGAAAAGACCTAGACAACCAAGAAACTGGGCCAACTACTTGTGCTCTTCGCAACAGGTGTTTCGGCCAAACTCCAAAACATGAACCACATCTAAGCACCGATCAATGGGAAGACTGCATTAGCACATTTCATGACGCTGAGACAAGTTCTTAACCCACTTGCACAGTAGgaaaatttcttttgtaatttgtcAGATTAGTGTTAAGCCATAAGCCAAAGTTCCTGACATGGTTTTAGTTTCATCCAAACGGTACCAAATGTCATTTGAGAACATGTCCAGTAGGAAAAGCCAGTTATTTGGGGCTTTTTCCATGTCTAACCCCCGCAACCTATGTCACCTgaatgcggggtgcgggtgccggtgcgacacatctcaaaaaaattagatgcggcggtgcggtgaagttattttattaatattaatattaatattaagattattattattattaatttttcgtagaaattgaataatacaattaaaattatacatttttatgatagtggaaaaaaatcaaaaaagaaatgtttgaaaaaaaggcaaacagatcgttttatgaaagccaccattctttagtcctgtatcgtttttttttaaagagaaaagagaacatataatatatctatagatgtattaaATTAGATGCAACGGTCGACggggatttgattttgtggatttttaatcTGGTTTTATCCcgaaatcagatccagatccaaaccatacacgcagatgaacttggtttggatttggtttcgactCGAAACTTGATCCAACTCCCctgggtgcggtttgggtgcgccTCATCATCGGGTGCGGattgggtgcgcacctggagcgcacccgcacccgcaacgCGTCGGTGTGGGTGCGAGCTCCTGGGAAACACACCCAGGTGACATTGCCCGCAACCCTTTCTGGTTGAACTATACGATATGTCAACAGGAAAGGCAAGAAAATACATGCCACAGTAAGTGcttgaagacaaaaaaattgccAAAGGCAGAATGCTTATAGTCTAACCAGGTACTTTTTACATCAAGGGAAAGTACAAGCATtgtctatacatatatatacttacattGCTGACATATACacctttagagagagagagagagagagagagagagagagagagagggggcaagaaaggaaaagatcattaaggaagaagaaaggaccGCTTGATAATTTACTGCCTTTTTGCTAGTGTCCTCTTCAGTCCTTTAATTATCTTTCTAAACCACATGAGATTCATGATGGCAAGGACGAAAGGGACAACAAGCACCAGAAAGAAACCAAATGAAGAGATACCTTCCGCCTGTCAAGGAGGATAAGAATCTTAAATATGGTTCAGAAACAATAATATTAAGAGTAAAAATAACAATTACatgaataaaaaacagaaatgaTACCAAGACAAATATAAAGAGAATGATCATGGTTACATTTTCCAAATCTTTTTAGGTGTTAATACCTGATCATAGTGTAGATACATGTGGTGGTacatatagacaaataaaaggATTCGAGCTACCTGCAAACAAATTATTATATATTGAGCATTTCACTGAAGGGGGAATAATTAAATGATCTGCAGACAAGGTCAAATCAACAGATATAGCAGCCTCTTAATAGCTTAGTGTCACGAAGGTTCTAaatgaatctaaaaaatatattctaTCTTATTGGATCTTACCACCAGGAGTTAGACTGAGACATCTACATGTCTAGGTTTACATGATACACTTAATTATTCTCAGGTAACTAGATGGATGCAAAATGTTTGAACAtgtaatgataaaaaaacatatataaaagttcacagttcataaaaaaaaaaaaaaaaaaacaacaagaacaacaacatCAGGATGCATACCTATTACCTATTCTCCCCATCAAAATTTGCTGCTCATTATTGAGCATCTAATAAGGAAGCAGATGTCACAGTATCCTACAATGGTTGTTAGATCTAAGTCAAGACATAcacagtcacacacacacaagagcATCTGTCTATCTGATTGCCACTTTGCTTTCAGattgttttctgattttgttttataagtTCAACATATGGATGCATTTGAAATGCCCAAAACTAAatgattggaaaaaaaaaaacacagtatGTCGtgtgttttatttcttttccctttttggaTCAGACTTCATCAGGGTTGAAAATCAATGTTCTTAAGCTTTGTAGGCCATAATCTCTAACTTACACAACCAAAAGATCATGCTTCTGGCATCTGCCCATCTGATTGCTGCCCTGCTTTTAGATTGTTTcctgattttgttttataagcTCAACATATGGATGCATTTGAAATGCCCAAAACTAAATGATTGGGAAAAAAGCAGAAATGACTAATATGTGGATCAAACTTTATCAGGGTTGAAAATCAACGTTCCTAAGTTATGTAGGCCATTACACAAACAAAAGATCATGATTTTGTTACTCATATTAGAACATCCAACCAGACCTGAATAGTTAGACTAAAAACAAACGACCAAATGGCCAGATTGTCACCAGAGCAGACAATTTTTGGATACCCAAATCTctgcatgtatatatgaaaactGGATGCTAACTTATTATACTTTCTTATGTCTCCTCAAGTTTTTTTTAGAGAGGCGTCTGAGCCATTCACATAGGAACCTTAAAAACAATGAAGAAGTGAGCAtcctctctccccctttctAAGCCTACCCAACTACTTTATGACCtagatttcattttcttcctagCAAACTTATGGTCATAGCAATGCAAGCTTGAGAGAGGGATAAGTAAATAAGTGcgtacatatgtgtgtgtgtgtgtgtgtgttattttcatgtctttgtcttttcttttctttttttactttctttttcattttacttttatattCTTTGTCGTGGTAAGAAATTAGACCTTGACCCAAATGGGAAGTGTCTTTGTGCATACATAAGAAGGCTATTGTGCCTTGAGTGTATGTGATTGTCAACAAGCCTTGCACTGTGACCTGGTATTTGCCAATTTGGTCAACTAATCATGCTTATGATTTATATTGGTTATGTTCCATTTTTATCATTTCacctttttttgaaatatgtttagaaaTGGATGTTTTGGTTTTAGAATACTTAATAAATGCTTTCAAAACTATTGTATATTGTAACACAAATTATTATCTAATAATACATATCGCaataaacatattatattaagcTCACTGTAACATAATATCTGTTGTAGCACACATAATAGCATGTTTATTGTCACatagtttctctctctatccctctctctGTTCTGCAAATAAGAGGTTAAAAATTGCCATACCATCCATGTGAAGAACATCATGATTCCATTTAGAAGGTATAGCCTGGACTTCTTCATACCTGCTGTGTCAAGATACCTTTACATAGGGAAATGCAAAGCCTTGTTAAGTAACAAAACAGAGAGAGCTTGCTTTATAGAGGTCTGCGTGAAATCTTTAAAATTACCATCTCAGGTTGACACAAGGAGTTGTCATTTCAGAGATAAGAACCATCAATGTATATATCTGGCCTTCCCCTGAAGACATAGAGTAAGCTACTGAAACCACAGAGAGCAAATGATGCACAACCTGCACATGCAATTTAACTTCTTAACAGACATTGATaaatttgacaattttttgACAGGACAACTGTTCCCAAGAACTTCAACTCGTAGAGAAAGCAGAAATTTTTGTCCAGAAAGGAATTGATCCACAAGTATCATCAGAGAcccaaatatttatttttctttcacgtTAATAACAGAAAAATGACCAAAGCCGGAAAGCACTCAGAATATGAACATGTCTCATGAACAGATTTAGGATTTGGTCAGAACTTGAAAGATATATAGGATGCCAAGCTGAGCTGCCAAAACCTTTTCACATTGGGGATTTCAAGTTCAAGCAACAACTAGCAAAGGTAACAATTTCGTGAATAAGAATCCAGTGTCCATATTGTACGGACATGTGGAGGAAGGGCAGGTTCCAATCTACTTACATACTCCATTCCACCAAGAGAAGGATATGACCAAATTATCATTCCTAGGTCAGATATGAAGTAGCCAACTgatacctgcaaacataaaggTCCCATagttacaaaaagaaaatgaagacaattgCTAGCAGGAACCAAAGGAGAGGAAATTATGTTTCCATGTTAAGACTTTCAGAATTTTTAAATTGTAGAATGATCACATCTAGTTACTGGAATCACTTACACTGCATGGGAATTGAGATTACATGGAGTGATGGAACCAGAATCAAACATTGTAAAGAATCTCGATTCCCTTAGGTGCATTTGATTGCCCtggatctcagatccgaggCTGGATTTCAATGTGAAATCCATTGTTTTGGTAAACATCAGAATTCAcaaccatggatttcaaatcttctATAGGGGAGGAATCCATGGTTTTGAGATCCGAAATCCGCCCCCTGCCCCCCCTCCAATCTTTCCCACAGATCATAGATCCGTGTGGGAAATGGATGCACCAAGCACCACTGGTTGGCAGGAACCAACCACTACCTCaacctgcacacacacacacacacacacacacacacacagagagagagagagagagagagagagaggattgaTGGCCATCATCATCGTGGTTGTTTGAGAGAGATATTCAGATGCTCACTATCGACAACCAGTTGAGATTGGTCCAAGAAAACAGCTAGATTTGAGAATCTTAAATCATGTCCAGATCTGAGATCTGGGGatatcaaacgcaaccttatAAAATCTCAATTTCTACAACATAAGAGTCTAAATTTCCAGCCATGGGACTTCCAATTTGTTTAGGAATTGCTTTTCTCCTAACAGCAGTATCCCAATTCCTTTGCAAGGTAATCCTCATTCTCAAGGTTCCCATGTTTAGGAATTTCAGTCCTCATGAGTCAAGGATCTAGGATGAGATATTTTCCCCTCCCATCTTGGTTCAGAGCTTTTGATAATGTAAAATAACTGTTACAGATTGaaggagacgagagagagatgttgaggaaaggagaggatgagagagagagagagagagagaaagaggagccAAAGAGATTATccattaacgtaaccctaatatccttttaaagagattagggctggcggtacaaactttacaaaaacagtccaactaCTATAAGAAAGTATTTAAAGACctcctctctaactttctaatatttcaaaaacactctttaacactccccttcaagctggagcatatatatcaatcatgctcagcttgttacaacatctcagaaaatcgcctatgggaagagccttggtgAGGATATCAGCTgtctgatcttctgaggagacatgaatggtgctaacaattccttcttgaactaggtcccgaacatagtggcaatccacttcaatgtgtttcgtcctctcatgaaaGACAGGATTGGTAGCAATATAGGtcgctgccttgttgtcacaatacatcttcattgggagattcactgaaacacccaactctagAAGCAATGatctgacccatgacatttcagccgcagtttgagccatagccctatattccgattcagcactagatcgagctaccacattctgtttcttaCTCCtacaagaaataagattacctcccacaaagacacaaaaacctgtagtagacttcctgtcatctacagatcctgcataatcagcatcactatacgcttcgatgtcaacaccttctctctttttgaaccataaccccttttcccggggctgatttcaagtatctaaCAATCATTAGAACAGCGTCCCAATGAACCTTctggggtttttccatgaactgacttagcttattcacagcaaagctaatgtcggggcgagtgacagtcaaatataacagtttccctatcagaaatctgtaagatctagagtcaaaaggctctaattcatcatcatgtatatgaatgtggGATTCATGAGAAGTGTgacaggtttagcccccaatgaacctgtttcctgcagaagatcaagagcatattttctttgagacactacaactcctttactactacgagccacctcaataccaagaaaataacggagttgtccacagtcttttgtaacaaagtgttgttgtaaaaactcctttgtccGAGCAATTTCTTGATTACTTTCTCCaatgagaacaatatcatccacgtatacaatcaatatcactatacgaGATGTGCCTcacttgataaacaatgagtgatcaagctgggatcgttgaaatccacacttagataaaacCTAAgttagcttatggaaccatgcacgaggactctgtttaagtccataaatagccttctttaatttgcataccttggaacactccccctgtcgctcaaaaccaggtggttgctgcatatagacggtttcagacaggtctccatacagaaaaacatttttcacatccaactGAAATAGAGGTCACTCTCGCTGGACAGCAAAAGATATAATCagtcgaatagtgcccaaccgagcCACGGGCGAAAAGGTCTCCAAGAAGTCAACgccataagtctgtgtatatcctttagcaacaagacgtgtCTTGAACcgttcaactgaaccatcagaatgatacctgatggtgaacacccatttggagccaaccacatcacagtgcaTCGGTGGAtccaccaaatcccaagtctcccgagagataagagcatccatttcctcctgcatggcttgcCGCCACCTTGAATCTAACAAggcttgatggtgagaagacgGGATGATGTGGCTAGACAaagctcgatcaaactgcaccaaacttgtactcaaatggtcagtagagacagaattagaaatCGGATGTAGTGTGCACtatcgcttgcccttgcgaatagcaatggGGAGATCATCTGCAGTGTGATCATCATTTAAACccgagtcagtcttatcagtggagcttacctcttgagaaggTGCTGGTGGgcggttgagagagggacccagacgacgagtgtaaactaATGGAGGATCAAGGAAATGTTCACATGACATAGATTGAGATGGAGGGAtcgactcaagtgacactggtgaaATAGGAAGAGGAACCGGTATAGGCATCTCAGACGAAGAAGGACtcgaaggagaaaaataaggatgTGATTCAAAtaatgtaacatccgcactgataatctctttcttggtctgggaatcaaagcacttatatcctttttgattggcagagtatccaatgaatacacatttgatggcttgggcagaaagtttgtttttgtctgggcctaggatgtgtgcaaagcaggtgcatccaaacactttgggaggtatatgaaataatggtcgatgtggatataaaagttgaatggAAATACGTTTTTGGATGGCTGACGAGGGTAACCTATTAATGAGATAACATGCGGTAAGAAtcgcatcaccccaaaaataggcagacATGTGTGAATGCAACATGAGGGTATGGGTCACATTTAAGAGTTGTCGATGTTTACGTtcggcaacaccattttgttgggacgtgtgaggacaagtatattgaggtcgaatcCCATGATtagcataaaattgaagtagcacggatgatttgaattcaagaacattatcagtgcgaatatttttgacaatgaaaccaaactgagtttttatttctttgacaaattTCGGAAGAATACATATAGACTTCCGATCTTTCCCGTAACAAGAATACCCAattgactctagtaaaatcatcaaccaaaacaagataataccgaaaaCGTGAgtgaaaaggaacccgactaggaccccacacatccacatgaatgagatcaaatggactttgactagatggactctgactcgatgGAAAACTACTCCGTGTGTGTTTGCCTAACTGgcaagcatcacataagaaggactctgatgcagtAATAcctggaaacatgcgacgaagtttggACACTGATGGATGACctagtctgagatgccactggaaaggAGAAGTCTTCGAGGAGAATGATGATGCAGCAACATTTACTGGGACAGACAAGAAATATAGACCCTcacgttcatggccgccaccaatcaccTTCCCAGttagtaagtcctgaaaagaacatgaaccagggtaaaaaatgactctaTACTGTAAGTCAAtagccaattgcttaacagataacaaattaacaggaaactgaggagcaTAGAGCACATGAGTAATAGTGTCTAAATGTGGGAGATAAATATCACCGCTGCCCAACACAGGAGATAGCTTGCCATCAGCCAGTCTAACATGTTGTGGTGTAGAGAATCTGactaaagatgaaaaaatgtgtgattgattacaacaatgcctggaggcgccagaatctatcatccacatcatatctGGGCCATCGGTAGGAGCACCAATAGAGAAGGCTGAGTCTATTCCAGTATTGGCATATGAGAAGGAATTTCCAGTCATCTTGTAGTCATTGGAACCCTCGAACACATTACCATCAGTCATAGTAAAAttccaatcaaaattttgggcACAATATGTATGTATCAGATGCAGCAGTcaacttcaatcaagaaatgTATCTTTACGGATCACagaactccaaaaaaaaaagaataataatcaGTCCCAATGCCAATTGACCCACATGTGATTGCACACACCCCCAGCAGTCCACAATTCTACTCCACCTGAATATTAGATGGCTGCTACAACACCAGACTTAGTAACTCTGCACACGACTGCACATATGTCTAGCAGTCTACCATTCTGCTCCACATGAACTATGTGATAATCAGATCATGTCTTAATACCACCCACGTATGGCACACAATATATAGGAAGCAGGAGTCAAACACCacagaaaaaaaatctctactATCCTCAAAGATTATACGAATATCACATGCTATGCAATAAGAGAGAATCTGTAATCACAGAAACTAACCAAATCTGAACCGTATAAAATGGAGTAGATAACAAAATACAGAGATTTGAATCAATTGTTGCGGATGATAACAGGCCCATGAACAAAACTCCAAAAGACAGCTGCTGATCTCTGCTACTTACGGCTGACTATTGTTGTTGCCCCCCACATATGATCAACATAACACCATCCACGTCAAGTTGTTGCTAAAATAGCCTCCACAATCAGCAGATCATTTCTGCTCCACATGCCAAACTACACCCACAAACAGCAGCTAAAGCATCCACGATCAGCAGGTCATTTCTGCTCCACACGCCAATCAGCAGCCTTCAAATAGCATGACTCCACACACAACAGCAAAAATATATAACTTCaaagggcagatctgatatATAACTTCACAGATCTTCTTCCAcgacagcaaaaaaaaaacagaaaaaatcagatctgTTTAGGGCAGATCTGATACAAGACTTCATAGATTTGCTTCCAACCAATCAGCAGAAAATCAGATCTGATCTTCCACGGCAGCAACGTCATCAAGGTTTCTCCATGTCTTCCacagcagcagcaacacaagggtgctaatcacgtttctacatgttaaacatGATTAGTCCCTTTCACCAAACAAATTACTTGCTTTTCttgaaatcagcaaaaaaaaaatatagacgTGAACCCTAACTTGGAGGAAGAGGCAAGAAATAAAGGAAGGAATGTGAAACCCTAGATAGCACAGTCTTAGGTcta containing:
- the LOC116264635 gene encoding uncharacterized protein LOC116264635 isoform X1, which produces MAIKAYQYQAKLLLDDYLLADTFIPYTSVIGGVLSCKMIYNLTQLLTPWYYKGYAGLTKLQRVEWGNRGTSTAHAIFISIMALYLIYFSDLFSDSEIDGRIMLRSSSLSVSALGVSVGYFISDLGMIIWSYPSLGGMEYVVHHLLSVVSVAYSMSSGEGQIYTLMVLISEMTTPCVNLRWYLDTAGMKKSRLYLLNGIMMFFTWMVARILLFVYMYHHMYLHYDQAEGISSFGFFLVLVVPFVLAIMNLMWFRKIIKGLKRTLAKRQ
- the LOC116264635 gene encoding uncharacterized protein LOC116264635 isoform X2, translated to MILGPHDLFLTLIYNLTQLLTPWYYKGYAGLTKLQRVEWGNRGTSTAHAIFISIMALYLIYFSDLFSDSEIDGRIMLRSSSLSVSALGVSVGYFISDLGMIIWSYPSLGGMEYVVHHLLSVVSVAYSMSSGEGQIYTLMVLISEMTTPCVNLRWYLDTAGMKKSRLYLLNGIMMFFTWMVARILLFVYMYHHMYLHYDQAEGISSFGFFLVLVVPFVLAIMNLMWFRKIIKGLKRTLAKRQ